In Lacerta agilis isolate rLacAgi1 chromosome 1, rLacAgi1.pri, whole genome shotgun sequence, the following proteins share a genomic window:
- the DEPDC7 gene encoding DEP domain-containing protein 7 isoform X2, whose amino-acid sequence MATVKEKAAALNLCAVYSPANKPPGFSLAQRPFGATYVWSSIINALQTQVEVKKRRQNLKSFNDCFIGSDAVDVVYAHLLQNKYFGDVDISRTKVVRVCQALMDYKVFEAVSTRVFGKDKRSVFEDSSCSLYRFPNVCNQMDSPFGKVYGRTVHQRQEKTALLSITPVKSGSLEDLLENLSLTPASSSQVNTSPKFSRQVINEVWREQTITRLLQLIDLPLLDSLLEYQKAGSKFPQTKQESGCNITSNYLDREVLKAFGDSQTDEWLSAAIDCLEYLPDPMVVDVSRNLPGQPDKVHFGKLLLFDTIGRYYSQKKEPLLSHAPEIHLGIAELLVNGKTDQALEAIQLYLKLLDSTRREEFRRLLYFMAIIAQNSDLKLQAESDNRMVVKRTFSKAIVNNKSLSKGKTDLLILFLVDYQKDVLKDILSASNLTKVSITTVQRRLQKKNLYLC is encoded by the exons ATGGCCACCGtgaaggagaaggcggcggcTTTGAATCTCTGCGCGGTGTACAGCCCGGCTAACAAGCCTCCAG GTTTCAGCTTGGCACAGAGACCATTTGGAGCCACTTATGTCTGGAGCAGCATTATCAACGCACTTCAGACCCAAGTTGAAGTGAAAAAGCGGCGCCAGAACCTGAAATCTTTTAACGACTGTTTTATTGGCTCCGACGCAGTAGATGTCGTCTATGCCCACCTTCTGCAGAACAAATACTTTGGCGATGTAGATATTTCCCGGACTAAAGTTGTGAGAGTGTGTCAGGCACTGATGGACTACAAAGTGTTTGAAGCAGTTTCTACCAGAGTCTTTGGAAAAGACAAACGGTCTGTGTTCGAAGATAGCAGCTGCAGCCTCTATAGGTTTCCAAATGTGTGTAACCAAATGGACAGTCCTTTCGGAAAAGTGTACGGCCGGACTGTGCATCAAAG ACAGGAGAAAACAGCATTACTTAGCATAACACCAGTGAAATCAGGAAGCTTGGAGGATCTCTTGGAAAACTTGAGTCTAACGCCTGCTAGTTCCTCTCAAGTAAATACCTCTCCAAAGTTTTCTCGCCAAG TTATTAACGAAGTCTGGAGAGAGCAAACAATTACCCGCCTCCTGCAGCTTATAGATCTTCCACTTCTTGACTCTTTACTTGAGTACCAGAAGGCAGGATCTAAATTTCCACAAACAAAGCAAGAGTCTGGATGTAACATCACAAGCAACTACCTGGACCGAGAAGTTCTGAAAGCATTCGGAGACTCTCA GACGGATGAATGGCTGTCGGCAGCAATAGACTGTCTGGAGTATCTGCCAGATCCGATGGTGGTTGATGTGAGCCGTAATTTGCCTGGGCAGCCTGACAAAGTACATTTTGGGAAGCTGCTGCTGTTTGATACCATTGGTAGATACTATAGCCAAAAGAAGGAACCACTGTTAAGTCATGCACCTGAAATCCACCTGGGCATTGCAGAGCTGCTAG TTAATGGGAAAACTGATCAAGCTTTGGAAGCAATTCAGCTCTACTTGAAGTTATTGGATAGTAcaagaagagaggagttcagGAGACTACTCTACTTCATGGCTATTATCGCCCAGAATTCTGATCTTAAGCTCCAAGCAGAG AGTGACAACCGGATGGTTGTGAAAAGAACTTTCTCCAAAGCCATAGTCAACAATAAAAGTTTATCTAAAGGAAAAACTGACCTTCTAATTTTGTTTTTGGTGGACTACCAGAAAGATGTATTAAAG